The genomic segment CGACCTGGCGTCCGGGTTCGCGACCGAACGGTTCGCCGGCATGTTCGACACGATCGTCTACGACCACTTCGTGCGGCACGGTGGGGCGACGCCGGACATCCGCGAGGCCCTCGCCCAGCGGCTGCACGATGCCGGCATCGACAACGCGCTGGGCAAGGCCTTGGCGGCCTGGGTCGCCGCGCGCGGCCGGGCCGGGGCCGTCGGCATCATGGGCGGGCACGCGGCGCCGCGCGGCTCGGCGGCGTACCGGATGGCGGCGACCCTGTCGTGGCGGCTGGCCGCGGCCGGGCGGCTGGTGGTGACCGGTGGCGGCCCGGGCGTGATGGAGGCGGCCAACCTGGGGTCGTATTTCTCGGCCCGTACGGCGGAGGAGCTCGACACGGCGATCGGCGAGCTGTCGGCCGCGCCCCACTTCGCCGATCACGATCCCTACACCGCGGCCGCTCTGGCCGTACGGGCGCAATTCCCCGCGCCGTCCGATCTGCGTCACGGCGGGCTGGCCCTGCCGACCTGGCTCTACGGTCACGAGCCGGCCAACCTGTTCGCCGGTCAGATCGGCAAGTATTTCTCCAACGCCGTACGGGAGGATTCGATCCTCCGCCTCTCGCGGGGCGGCATCGTCTTCGCGCCCGGGTGGGCCGGCACGGTGCAGGAGATCTTCCAGGCGGCGACGAAGACGTTCTACCGGACCGACGGGCCGTCCGGCGCGTTCGTGTTCCTGGGCGTCGACCACTGGCGGCAGCTGCCGGTGGAGGAGCTGCTGCGGCCGCTGCTGGCCCGCAGCCCGCACGGGGATCAGTCGGACCTGGTCGTGGTCACCGACTCGCTCGACGAGGCGATGGCCGCGTTGTCCGGCTCAGGCGACGTGGACCCGGCGCCAGTTGGTCACGGGTAGGTCGGTCTCGGGCACGTCGTTGATGCCGTTCTCGTCCATCGCGTTGTAAATGGCCAGCCGCGCGCCGTCGAAGAGGAACTCGACGGCGTGCAGGATCCGGGGCCGCCACTCGGCCGCGGTGACCAGTTCGATGATGTTGACCGCGCGCAGGACGCACCCGCGGGCGTGCCGCAGGGCGGCGTGTGGGTCGGGGCGCCAGTCGAAGTGCTCGTACCAGTCGATCGGGACGTTCAGGTCGATCTTGTCCCAGGTGATGGCGCACTCGTCGAACTTACGATGGGTAATCTCGACGTGCGTGGTTCCAAAGTCGAGGATCACCGGGCCGTCGGCGAACCAGCCGCGCTCGGCCATGTCCCACATCAGCCAGCTGGATCGCAGCTTCCGCCCGATGAGCCGCACAAACCTCGTGCGGTGGACGGCCGCGAGCGCGTCGGCATCATGGTGCCACTCGGGTTCGTAACCCTCGATGCCGAGCACGATCTTGATCCTCCTCACCAGGGAAGGATCGATCGTATACATACCTCTGAGTAACCCGGCAACACGAAGACGGCCGGTCCCCCAGGATGGGGACCGGCCGTAACCGATCGACTACTTCTCGATTACTTCGAGAGGGTGGTGCCCGAGGAACGCAGGTGCTCGCAGGCCTCGACGACACGCTGGGCCAGGCCCGCCTCGGCCAGCTTGCCCCAGGCGCGGGGGTCGTACGCCTTCTTGTTGCCGACCTCGCCGTCGATCTTCAGGACGCCGTCGTAGTTCTTCATGATGTGGTCGACCACCGGGCGGGTGAACGCGTACTGCGTGTCGGTGTCGATGTTCATCTTGACCACGCCGAAGTCCAGGGCGCCGTGGATCTCGGACAGCAGCGAACCCGAACCACCGTGGAAGACCAGGTCGAACGGCTTTTCCTTGCCGTACTTGGCGCCGACCGCGTCCTGGATCTCCTTGAGGATCTCGGGGCGCAGCTTGACGTTGCCCGGCTTGTAGACGCCGTGCACGTTGCCGAAGGTCAGGGCCGTCATGTAGCGGCCCTTCTCGCCCAGGCCGAGCGCGGCCGCGGTGGCCAGGCCGTCCTCGACGGTGGAGTAGAGCTTGTCGTCGATCGCGGCCGAGACGCCGTCCTCCTCGCCACCGACCACGCCGACCTCGATCTCGAGGATGATGTGCGCGGCCGCGGCGTCCTTGAGGAGCTCCTCGGCGATCTGCAGGTTCTCGTCGACCGGCACGGCCGAGCCGTCCCACATGTGCGACTGGAACAGCGGCGCCTTGCCGTTGGCCACGCGCTCCTTGCTCAGCGCGAGCAGGGGCCGGACGTACCCGTCGAGCTTGTTCTTCGGGCAGTGGTCGGTGTGCAGCGCGATGTTGATCGGGTAGTTCTTGGCGACCTCGGTGGCGTACTCGGCGAGCGCGACCGCACCGGTGATCATGTTTTTGACGGTGGGGCCGGACGCGTACTCCGCGCCACCGGTGGAGATCTGCACGATGCCGTCGCTGCCGGCCTCGGCGAAGCCCTGCAGGGCCGCGTTGAGCGTCTGCGAGGACGTCACGTTGATCGCCGGGTAGGCGAACGCGCCCGCCTTGGCGCGGTCCAGCATCTCGGCGTAGACCTCGGGAGAAGCGATGGGCATCGGTGCGCTCCTTGCTCTTTGCTTAGCTTTCGACTGCCGGAGACAGAGGGCAGGACCGCGCTGTCCTCCAGCACGCAAGTATTCCGTAGGCGTTCCGACGATGGGAAATGACCCCGCAACCTTCCCGGGAATCCGGCGCACAGGACATAGAGGGCGATTTACGCTCCGTGCATGCAATCGTTCGGTCGGACGTTCGCGGCCATCCTCTTCCTGCTCCTGCTGCCGTCGGCGCCGGCCACGGCCGCGCCCGATCCCGCGCCCACGGCGGAGCCCTACCTGGGCCGGGTCACTCTGGCCCCGGCCGGCCCGGAGAAGGACACGCTGCTCCGGGTGCGCGCGAGCAACGTAGTGGCCGGCCAGCTGGAGCGGCTGGAGATGACCGTCGACCTGGACGCGGCCACGGCGTTCGCCGACGTCGCGCTGACGGGGATCTTGGTGACCGGCGGCGAACCCCCCGCGGTGCTCGACTCGGACGAGGAGGAGCCCTGCCGGCGTACGGGTGGGAAGGTTTTCTGCTCCTGGAACGCGACGTTCACGTCGGCCGGGATGCTCGACGTCCCCGTCGTGCTCTCGGTGACGCCCAAGAAGACCGCGAAGGAGGGTGACAGCGCGGCCGTCACGGTGACCGCGAAACTCGGTGACGGGCCGGTCGGCACCTCGACGTCGGAGTTTCGCGTGGGCCAGGGCGTCGACCTGGTGGCGGGCGAGGATCGGCAGCTGAAAGCGGCACCGGGCCGGGCGGTCATGTTCGCGCCGACGGTTCACAACCAGGGATCGGCTGTGGTCACCGGCGTCGCCCTCGTGGTCGACGCCGACCCCCGGCTGCTCGGCAAGACGTCCTACCGCAACTGCCGCTACGGCACTGGCCTGATCTGCACGTTCGACACGGCGCTGGCCGCGAACACCAGCTACGCCCCCGCCAAGTCCCTCACGCTGAGCTCGCCGGCCGACACCGTTCCAGGCAGCCTGACCCAGATCACGTACGCGTGGATCACCAGGACGGAGTTCGACGAGTCACCCCTTGACGGTTACGGCACTCCCGGCACGGGCGCCCCGCTCACCCTGCAAGCGCTGGCCGCCGCCCAGGACGATCAACCCCAAGCCGACGTACGCCCCGACAACAGCCACAGCTTCCTGACGTTCACCGTGACCGGGAAGCGGCGGCCCGCCATCGCCGCGGCCGGGCTTCGGCGCACGGCCGCGGTCGGTGACCGGCTGACCCTCTCACCAGGCTTCACAAACTTCGGGCCGGGAACGCTGCGCCCGTCGCTGTTCCCGAACAATCGCCTCGTCGTCACCATGCGGCTGCCCAGCAACGTCACGCGGAACTCCGCCCCCGAGCTGTGCTTTCCCGACGAAGCCCCGGAGGTGCTGCTCTGCCTGCTCCGCGACGATGTCGGGGCCGGGCAGCGGACAACCTTCCCGATCGGCATGGAGGTCACGGCGCAGTGCGGCGACCCCGGGCAGATCGAGATTCCCGTACGGCTGGCCGACGCCGACGGCAACGTCCCGCCGGCGCGCAGCATCGCCACGCTGACGGTCGACGTCGCCGGCGCGCCGTGCGTGGCGCTGCCGATCACCGGGCCGCCCGTGGGGTGGACGGCGCTGACGGGTCTGTTGCTGCTCGTGGCGGGAACAGTGCTGACCGTACTGGGGGTGCGGCGGCCGTTTTGCGAGCATGCTGGTGGGGCAAGTGGCCCGGACCGCGATCGGAAGGACGCCTCATGACGCAACCACGTAACGTCGGCCTGGAAACGCCCGAGGCGGACGCCGCCGAGCAGTGGGCCGACGTCATCCCCGACGACGACGACCGCGCACCCAGCCGGGGTGAAACAAGCGTCGAGACACCCGAGTGGGACGCCCAGGAGCAGAGCGAGATCGTCCGCGACGACGACGAGTATCGCTGATATTTGCTCGCCCAAGATCGGGGTGAACGCCCATCATCAAGGGCGTGCTGCTCACCCTGACGACCACGCGCCGGCCGGCCACCGACCTCGGTTACCTGCTGGTCAAGCATCCTGACCGGGTGCACTCGTTCGACGTGCCGACCGGTACGGCGTACGTGATGTACCCCGAGGCGACCGAGGAG from the Paractinoplanes abujensis genome contains:
- the fbaA gene encoding class II fructose-bisphosphate aldolase, which translates into the protein MPIASPEVYAEMLDRAKAGAFAYPAINVTSSQTLNAALQGFAEAGSDGIVQISTGGAEYASGPTVKNMITGAVALAEYATEVAKNYPINIALHTDHCPKNKLDGYVRPLLALSKERVANGKAPLFQSHMWDGSAVPVDENLQIAEELLKDAAAAHIILEIEVGVVGGEEDGVSAAIDDKLYSTVEDGLATAAALGLGEKGRYMTALTFGNVHGVYKPGNVKLRPEILKEIQDAVGAKYGKEKPFDLVFHGGSGSLLSEIHGALDFGVVKMNIDTDTQYAFTRPVVDHIMKNYDGVLKIDGEVGNKKAYDPRAWGKLAEAGLAQRVVEACEHLRSSGTTLSK
- a CDS encoding LOG family protein, translating into MSGDPLQPVLGGPVPFDATASEIESRAELDVHLAAKSLKDLVVLGLRLDLDPPALDDVDVTGTLFVGCRLADDDVEIDLIRRGAHVIPPFDARPYPTHPATLYTPDDLASGFATERFAGMFDTIVYDHFVRHGGATPDIREALAQRLHDAGIDNALGKALAAWVAARGRAGAVGIMGGHAAPRGSAAYRMAATLSWRLAAAGRLVVTGGGPGVMEAANLGSYFSARTAEELDTAIGELSAAPHFADHDPYTAAALAVRAQFPAPSDLRHGGLALPTWLYGHEPANLFAGQIGKYFSNAVREDSILRLSRGGIVFAPGWAGTVQEIFQAATKTFYRTDGPSGAFVFLGVDHWRQLPVEELLRPLLARSPHGDQSDLVVVTDSLDEAMAALSGSGDVDPAPVGHG